GAATGATAAGCTTATTCCATCTTTCCAAATAGAAGAATCTGCTATCTCAATTTTCGACACTGACAAATTTTCTGATTTAGAAGAAGGAATAAGAAACTGGTTTAATTTTGCCATTGATTTATTGGATAAAAAAACTTTTAAAACAGAAAACAAATACGATAAAGGAAAAGAAAATGTTGAGTTTGTTAAGCAAAAGTTGAATGAAGCAAAGAATTTATTTGATGATGGCAAAGAAACGGATGCAAAACAAATATGGAAAGAAATTTTTCAAAAAGAATTCCCAACGGTTGACGAAGAAGAAGCAAAAAGATATTCTACATTGCTTTCAGAGGGAAGTTTGAAGATTTCGTCAACGGGATTATTGTCTGATACAGTAGGAAAAAACATTACCGCATCAAAAGGTTACTATGGGGAATCATTATAAAAAAAGATTACTTCCTAGTGATAGGCAAATTATTTCCATGCGAAAAGAATATCCTCAATTTAAAAGTAGAAGAGAAGGTAAAAACATACTTTTTACAGGAGAATTAAAGGTTAAACCTGAATTTCCTTCCTATACGGTTTCTATATTGTACAGGCATGATAAAAGCCCGCATGTTAAAATTTTGTCTCCAACATTGGTTGATAAGCCACCACATTTTTATCAGTCAACAGGTACTTTGTGTCTTTATTTGCCAAAAAACTATAGATGGAGTAAGCATAGATTAATATCTAAAGAAATTGTTTCTTGGACTGCTGGTTGGATATATTTTTATGAAATATGGCTACAAACTGGAAAATGGTTTGGTCCAGAAGCTAAACATAATACTGATAAAAAAAATGAATAGAATCGTACCGCATCAGGTTAGTTACAGTTGGTTAAAATATACAGGTGCTATATCAACAATATGTTTATATGTCTCTGCTATTATTTCTTCAATACTTTTATTTATGGAAATATTCCAATTTAAAAGTGAAAACTGTACTGAGGTCTTAAATAGGTTATTGGCATTAATTTCGTTTAGCTATTTTGTGAATGAATTTTGTCAGAGCTGTATTTTTAATAAAGCTGAATCACAGAGAAATTTGGATTTTATTGATAATAGTTTCAATACAAAGTTCGCAGAAAAGAATTCCTCAGGTTATTATTCTAATGATGAAGTTCAGGCAGGAATCATTAAGATGGGATTTAATGGCTTTGAGAATTCTTTTTTTTCAAAAAAGGTATCAGCCGAAATGCTAAATAAGGAATTACGCAAATTTATAGTGGTAATTCTATTATTTCTAACATGTATTTTTACATCGCCTAAAATTGTGGTCGTTATTGTTCAAATGAGTCTTCCTCTTGCTATAATCCAACAGACTATAAAATTGTACATTTATAATTATAAAGTCAATGAGATATTTTTTAATTATAAAACGATATTCTCGTCAATGAATCAGAATGAAATGACTCCGCACATTATTAAAAATTGTATTAATTATGAAAAATTGCTTTCATGGGCAAGCATACCTTTAGATGACACATTATTTAATCAAATGAATGGTAGACTTTCAATAGAATGGAATGATTTAAAAAATAATATTTGAAAGTGAAGAGACACATTTTATAAAAAAAGAGAGAATTAATTTCTCTCTTTTTTTATTTTTATTCTGAGACTGCAGTCAAAGAACCTTTTGAAATGCTGAATGACTTCTCGGTTATCCTGCTTCCGTTGCAGAACCCAAAATTGGAGTACGGACTCTTATTGGTTAGATTATCAATTGAGAACTCAGCTTTCAGAATTGTTCCGTCAAAGCTGATTATCTTGATTTTTCCCACTGTTTTAGCACCTTCAAACAAATCAGTACTCGTGTAGCAGACCGTTTGGTCATAAGCCAGAGGAATGTCATTTATGCCAGAGTTGAGGTAAACAAAAGAAATGTCGTATGTCTTTCCAGCAGTCAGTTTAGCATCAGAAGTTACGATTTGAAAATACATATCGCCTGAATCACGGTTGTCACTTGATGCGGGATTTTTGATGATGAAACTGCCGTAAATACTGTATTCATTCTCAGATGTGTTTGTAGACTCGCTTTTCGTCCATGTAACGTCAATTGCCGAACCAGAAACATCAGTAGCGGTCACATACTGGGTTTTATCGTTCAATGTGAAAGCGATGGATGATTTTGAATTATCCGCGTTTTCTTGTTCAGAGTCATCAGACTGGCAGTTCGTGAATAAGATGCTTAGCAATGCAAAAAGTACAATTTTTTTCATGTTTTTAGTTTAGTTGGTTTAAGTAATTTCTTGTTTTATCGGCATTTATCTATTTCCTTGTCAACATAGTGGAACAATTCGTCCGCATAGCTGTCAGGCAAATCATTATCCTCAATGACATTTCGAACCAACTGCGGTACATACAGATACCTGCTGTTATCGACACGGCTCAGCTCACGCTGGTGGCTTGTTTCATTGTTGATAGTTTTTACATAAGAGTATCTTTTGCAGTAATCTTGAATGATTTCTGTCTGCGCCCATGCTTTCAGGTCTTCTAGGCTTTTTGTTTTCGGATGCTCTTTTACGTATTCATTGTGGACACGAAGACTGAACATGTAGCCCGCAAAGCAGAGAAGTGCAAAAATGATAGCGGAAACCCTCACGATAATTTTTAATGGATTGTTCATTTTTTGGTTTTTAAGATGTGTTAAAATTCAGGCAAACTTAGCATTAAAAATTTAATTCGGCAAATATGCCGATGATTTAAAACGGCATTATTCGACTTTTGGATAATGTCAGAAGAATTTTTAATAAAGTTAGGCGATAACATAAATGCCAGAGCCAAAGCTAAGTACAAAACTAATTTGGAGTTTGCATCTGCATGTGAAATTGATGAAGCAAGCATCAGACGTATATTGAAAGGAAAACAGAACTTTTCGATTAAAATCTTTTTACGAATCTGTAATTCTTTAGATATAAAAATGTCGGAACTACTTTCTGAAGTAAATCTTTAGTATTCTGAATTAAAGATTATTTTCCATATTTGATTATAGATACTTAACAGTAATTCATTAATATTATTTAAGAACAAAAAGCCATTCCATAACGGAATGGCTTTTTAATTGTAAATATTGACAGTTGATTGCTAGTCTGACTATTGTATGTAAACTTTGTAGTAAAATAGTTATATTAGCGAAATAAATGCATTTTAAATTACTGAGACTCAATAAATAATTATGAATACTCTCGAACTCCACTATTGGTTTAATGATGATTCACACAGTATGAACGCATTTGTTCAGAATAAATGTGAACATGAATTTTTAGGAATTTTAAAAGAAATTGCAGATACTTTTGAAGTTGAAATTATCATAGAAACAGAACCTTTTGGAGAAGGTGGTTTGTTAAGAAGGTTTAATATTTTTACTCTTAGCACTGAAAATAAGAATGCATTAAAGCTAACAATAGTATCAGCATTAGTGCTTGGTATTTTTGTAACTCCAATAGCAACGGGAGTGCTTAAAACGACAGAGCACATAATTGATAAAATATTTGAGGACGAAGAGCTGAAAGAAATCGAAAAAAACAAATCAAAAAGTGAAATTGAAAAAAACAATGCCGAAACTGAAAAAATAAAAGCTGAAACAGAAAATTTAAAGTTGGATGCTGAAGCTAAACGTCAAAAACTTTTGAAAAGTACGGTAATTAAGAAAAAAAGGTCTAATTTTTATGAGGCATTGGAGAAAGACCCAAAAGTAAATCAATTTTCAATCCAAGCAAAAAACTCAACTTCTACTTCTGGTTTTGAAGAAATGTTCATTATCAAGAGCAATTTTAAAGAGTTTATTTTGGTCACGGATGATTTGGAAACTGAAAAAATTGATAATGCCATAATTGAAATTATAACTCCTGTTTTAAAGAAGGGAAAGTATAGATGGATTGGAATCTATAATGGAGAACCACATTCGTTTAATATGAAATCAAACGAATTTAAAACATTAGTACAGACAGGTAAAATTGAATTCAAAAATGGTTCATCGATAAATTGTTTGTTAGAAGTAAGAAAAAAAATAAACAATGAAGGAGTTGAACAAATTGCAGGTTATGATATAGTTCGGGTTAATAATTATTTTGAAAATGATAAACCAATTGAAACTCCTGAAGGAAAACAGCATCGACAAAAAGAAGAAGCCAATAAACAACAGGTTAAGATGAATTTTAATCTTGATTAAAGGTAATTTAAAGCGATATAGTAGATATTGATTGTTGAAATTAAAATCATTTTATAACAAATAAGCGTCGATCGTGCAGAGCACGATTAACGCTTATTTTCTTTATTAAGGTTTTATCAAAATTTTTAGTTTCGAAATCATTAAAGGAGTTATCAAAACTCCATCATAATCATTGTACTTCTGCTGAGCAGTCTGTTTAGTTAAATAATCTACTAGTTCAGCCATTTTTACGTTGGAGCTGTCAATTCCAGAAATGATTTTTAGAGTATTTTCAACGTCAAAAGATAATTGAGACAAGATATCGTAAAGATTTATCATTTCATTCAGAGCGTATTTCTGCAACGGCTCAAACGTTGATTCAACCAAATCACTGCTGTTTACTTTGACGCTGGTTTTCACTCCATGTTCCAAAATGATACGGTTCATGGTTTCAGCTACTAGTTCTCTGTCTTTTTCTTCACACATCAGCGCATCATACACATACAGCACATATACTCCTTTAGCGTTCAAATCGCTGATAACTGCGCTCATGATATCTACTTCAACTGCAAACATCTTCTGAGAAGTAATCTTATGACCATGCTCATTTTTATCATGATAGATTTGAGCTAACATGTCGGGTTCATTTGTTGAATAGTAGTCAAATAAAGGAGACCTTCTCATGTCATCCCATTTCTTATTGAAAAAGCTCAGGTGCTCAATCTTGACATCATTAAGGTCAATTCCTGTAAGTTCCGCCACTGATTCATGTGTGAGGTAAGCCAGTGAGCCATCATACAGCGTAATTGCAATATTTGGGTGTAGAGCGGTGTAGTCACATTCAGTCAGCCTCTTTCCGTCAACTGTAATCTGCTCCCGAATCCATGAGGGCATAAGCGTGAAGCTGTCCACCACACGACCACCGCTCGACATATCGCCAGCACTTGGAATCATGAAGCCACGACTCGTTAAGAACTCAAAAAGCTTAATATTATCTTCAACAAAGCTCCTGTTATCGACATCGACCCAATAGTGATTTAGGTGTTTGTTACGCATGGTCAGGATTTTGTTTTTTTTTGTAGTATGTCCTTCTTTTACCAACTTCCTACCGATAGCCAGCAATTCTTCGCTGGTTGGCAAATCAATCTTTGGATACAGGGCAATAAGATTAGCGCATATCGGATTGGTCATAGCTTGGCACAACTGCTGATAGTAGATTCTGTTGCGGGTAAGGATAATTCCAGCATCTTTGATGATATACTCAATAAGTCCAGCTTTCAGATATGTATCGGTCAATCGGAATTTTTTTGACTCTACACCGACTTGATAGCTCTTATCAACTTCGATAAATGCTCCTGTGCTTGTTCCAGTGGTCAGCACGTCGATTATCTTCTTATAGATAAAGGTATTGTTTGCATTTTTGCTCTGCTGGTGCAGAAGCATTGCGTTAAGCGGTTTCCATTTGGAATCCGTGTAGTAGGTGCTTGCAAGGTTGGAGAGAAATGCCAGACACTTCTCAACGGCAATGTCAATGTCTGAGTCAACCGCTTTAAGTAAGTCTTTGGAAACGTATTTCCTTAGGTTGTATTCGGATTTCTTTGGTATTAGGATAGAATTTACGTTTGGGAAACGCAGTGCTGATTCTGACAGCTTGTAATCGTTTAGGAGCACGTCTAAGTCTCCAGTATCGCCAGTAAAAGCGATGTAGTCTTCATTTTTAGAATTCATTTTGATATTCTCTTATTCTCGTTCCATCAAACAGATGGATTATTGTCTCTTAGATTGGCTTGGTAAGAGAAGCTGGGGCTATAACTCCCAGCAACCAAGGATTTAATGAGTTTTCTCTCAGTTATTATCAAGTATACTTCTAAATCATAGAATAGTCAATAGTTTTGGAACACTATTTTGATAAATATTTGAAGTTATTTTTTAGACCAACATTTTTGATTAGCGCAAACTGCGCATAAAGCCAAGGTCAAAATACGTCTGAATACCTTGTTATTGCTGGTGTTGTTGTATAGTAGTTATTAGTAACATATATGATAGAAGAGAGAGAGACAGAAAGAAATAATTTTCCGCTCGAAACCTTTAGAACAATAGCGCAGATTGAGCATAACAAAATTTGTGCTAATATGTTCTTAAACCTTGATGTCACTGATGTTATGCTTACAGGATATTAAGTAACATATATGATAGAGAGAAGAGAAAGAGTAATCAAACCTTATCAGCTCTTTCATGTACCATTAAGTGCCGTATCGTGTTCCTATAGAGCTATAGATGCTCCTGTAAATGCTGGGAAGCCTGCAAAGTGGAACAATCTGAACCAAAAGACCGCTTCATGTCAAGCAGACCCTCCGCACTCCCTGCAAAAACTGGTACTAGAGACCCAAGTTACCCGCCCATGTGCATCTGAAAAAGTGTACTTGTCCTGACATGTAGCTCGGATATGTCCGTAAACTGCGCTCGTAAAAATGAAGAAAAAAAAATCTGATGAGAAAATGGCAAAAAATTTCTAAGAAAAAATTCCGAACTTGATTTCCAATGATATTTATGATAAAAGAGAACATGAAAATAGTAATAACCTTATCCCAACTAAAAGAGATACTTAAGACCCAAGCAGTCAGATATCCGCTGTCATTCAAAGCGGGAAATTTTACGGACAAGGAACTTGAAGAATTTACACAATTGATACAATCCAAAGAACGAGGCTAACGACCTCGTTTTTTTGTGCTCTGAAATGACCCAAAAATCCGTGAGTCCAGGAAATCCAGGATTTTTCTTGCACAATCCAAAATAGACCTGGACATTTGTTTCACTTTCTAAAAGAAGTGAAAGTAATCGTGTAAGCTCAATGAAATCAGCGGTTTATAGAGCATGAAGAATCTACCGCTTTCAGATACATATATTAAGGTAGAAAAGTGAAACTAAAATCATGAATTATGGCATTAAAAGGACAAAAGACGACAAGTGATTTTTTAGAGTGGGAAAAGATGCAGAGCATCGTTTTGAAACTGGAGCGTGATAACGACCTGAAATTTGCGCTACTTATTGCAACAGGTTCTTACATTGGTCTGAGAATTTCTGACCTGCTCCAGCTTCGTTGGAATCAGGTTTTGAATCAGGATTACTTCACGATAACCGAGAAGAAGACCAAAAAGACCAGAAAAGTGACCATCAACCCAGAGTTGCAGACCATCCTGAGTCGTCTGTTTGTTCAGCTCAAAGCTAACGAAAGCGATTTGATGTTCGCCAACCGCACTGGAGATAAGCCGTTCAGCGTCCAATACGTGAACAGCAAACTGAAAGATATTTTTGCCAAATATAAAGTGCGTGGTCAGTATTCAAGCCACTTTATGAGAAAAACCTTAGGTAGACGTGTATGGGAGGTCAACAAGTACAGTGACCAAGCTTTGCTGTTACTATCTCAATTATTCAATCATTCGAATGTTTCGACCACTAAAATCTATCTTGGAATCCGAGAACAGGAGATAAGTAACCTGTATTTAAGCGTATAGTTAAAAAATTATTCGCAAAAATTCAATGCATTTTTCATTGTTTTTTGCGAATTCTTCAAAAAAGGAAAAATACATAACTCAATTTAGCTATGTATTTATGCTAATTTATTGATTTTTAGTCATTTAAAAACAATTAAGAGCCTTGTAACTCAATTAAGTTAGCAACTTTAACAAAATCAATAATTGTAGGTTTTTACCCATTTTTGAGTCCCGTTTTTTTCGCATACCTTTGTCAAACAAAATCAAAGGAAAAAGATTATTGCAAGAATCTTTTCGCCATTCTGACAGCTAAAGAATGGAATAAGAGCAAGTTGTAAAGCTGAACAGCAGGCTCTAAAAATCAAAACATGTTTTAAATAATCAAATTCAGTAAAAATAACTGAAGAGGAAAGGTATGTCAACAAATTAGTGTTAATCATGCCGTATACATACAATTTCTAAATCAAACTGGTTTAGGAAAGGTCTTTAGCGACCTACAATAAGAAGAATTCCACCGTCAAAGAAAAAAATTGGAAAATGACGACAGAGTACCAAATTGTTAAGTGTAACACAATGTAA
This Flavobacterium sp. DNA region includes the following protein-coding sequences:
- a CDS encoding tyrosine-type recombinase/integrase, translating into MALKGQKTTSDFLEWEKMQSIVLKLERDNDLKFALLIATGSYIGLRISDLLQLRWNQVLNQDYFTITEKKTKKTRKVTINPELQTILSRLFVQLKANESDLMFANRTGDKPFSVQYVNSKLKDIFAKYKVRGQYSSHFMRKTLGRRVWEVNKYSDQALLLLSQLFNHSNVSTTKIYLGIREQEISNLYLSV